The Phoenix dactylifera cultivar Barhee BC4 chromosome 12, palm_55x_up_171113_PBpolish2nd_filt_p, whole genome shotgun sequence genome includes the window TGTAAAAGCAAGCTAGGCTTTGAGGACTTAAAACGCACAGATCCTTCAGATTGCATCTGATACCCATATTTATTAGGTACTTCTAGGATGCATGTTAGATACTTATTTTaactttcatatttttgaaaattttaaaaaggcTTCGGCGGAACCGGTACTGAGCACCGTATCGGTTCCCTACTGGCACGAGACGGTACGGGCTGTGCTGGGCCTATACTGACGGAGTAGACGGCAtgcagagagaaaaagaaagagagaagggggagagagggagggaggctggAGGAGAGTTGCGGACgccggcggaggccgaggccgtggttgccgacttcacttaaaaatctgaaattttttaaggCTGCGGTCGGACccttgtttcgttcgaaacaagaAAAGCGGCCGCGACCTCGCTTCCTGCGGCCTCCGCCGCCCTCCGCCGGCCTCTGCTGGCGTCctaccctcttcctctccctctcttccccgcttgctctctctttccttctccttctccagctCTAGCTCCGGCAACGGATTTCGTTTCTGTTGCCGGATCCATACCGGTGAACTACTAGTACGGCTCGGGACGGCTGGGACCGACCGGTTTGGGACGGTTTCGCCGACCCTGCTACAGATACTTTTCCGATATGCTTGAGTTCAGTACCTCTAGGGATGAGGGGGAGGACAATATTTTCTTACATCTTTTTTATGAATGTTCATCTTTTATTGACGAAGGGTCAATTTTGGAGTTTGTGATGGTGATATTACTGCATGGAGTATGGATTATGGTTCACTAATTTGAGTGACGACTAAATGATGGAGTTTTTGAATGTTAATGCTATTATATAAAGTATGGACTATGTTATCTAGTTAACCTACTAGGCTTTATAGATGCTTTTTAActtatatacaaaaaaaaaatgtacttATTTATTGTTGTGTGATCATATTCTACCCATATTGTATCCTCCCTTTTCAATATTTGCCGTATTTGTACATTCATATCATGTAATATCCCCTTCCCCTATCCATACCCGGTCCTCCCTGGACAAGGACACTATTTTGCTCGACGAACTTTAGGTGATTcaacctacaaagagaaaaaatCAGTTAGCTGAAAAAATTTTGCCCCTTGACATTTCCTGTTGCTTTCCTCTGCCTAGTTCAACATTGTAATGGATCCTgcacattcaagttattctgaATATTTTAGTTTTTCTTCCTTGTAAGAATTGTGAGGTTCCATTActggctctgctcaccatatgaTAGATAATAATGATGAGATCGCAAACCTTTGAATTGAGAGAGTGGAGTTCTTTTTTGGTCTATTTCAACTGCTCCTATCGTAGTTACAAGTATTACATTTAGATACAGACAACACATAAGAAGCAATATAAGTAGCATCCTGATGCTCTAAGTTAGGTATGCTTGGGTTCTGCTTTTCATTGTGAAAGGATGTTTCTGCTTTGGCATCTTCATGATAGAGATGGATCATTCAGGCATAATATCAAGATGGAATCTAATCCCTATTTTGTGTTGAATTTTCCGCTTTGTACGATAAGAACTTATTATGTCCTTTGCTTTTAGAAAGTCATTATATTACTCAATTTAAGAGTTGATCATATGTCTATCTGCATTTTTTTCTATTGTTTCCAAAACATAAAGCTGACATGCAATTTGGTCCTCCCTCTGTGGCTACATgatgaaaattttataatttgctCACAGTTATTTTGCATTATTTAGTCACTAATCGAGGTGGTTTTGTTGCTTTTTCGGCCACAGGTTTGCTGCAGAGATATTTCATAACTTGCATGAAGAAGTGATGACCACTGCTGCTAGAGGGCATGGACTGATGCTTCGTGTCCAGCAGCTTGAGGCAGAGTTTCCATCAATTGAGAAGGCCTTTTTCTCTCAGACTAATAATTCAAGTTTTGCTTGCAATGATGGTTAGTGCGTGTTTTAAAATTCTTCAAGAATGCTAATCTGTTGTTGTATTTTTAAAGTCACAAACAAGGTTTAAAAACTTGGATCTGTTTGCAATTCGGTTAAGGTGATACAGATTCGGTTTCAGTAGTTTTAGGAATTAACCACTCAAGTTGTTGAAAAAGAAACTTAGCTATGAAGGATTACTGTTTTGTATCTTCTCTCGTAACTGATTATCCTGAAACATTAAAGAAGATCCCTTGAAAGACTCTAAGATTTTGGTTCATATATATTCTTATGATTGTTGTTAATGTCATCATTTTGTAGGTATTGACTGGCACTCTAATATTGAAATGGATCAGAATCTAATCACACGAGGAGATATGCCTCGTTTTATCATGGACTCTTATGAAGAATGTCGTGGTCCACCTCGATTATTTACACTGGACAAGTATGATCTCGACACTATCATCTTATCTACTTTTGTGATATTTACAAATTTTGTCTGTTGACTTGTCCTTGGTCCTTTAGGTTTGATGTTGCTGGTGCTGGGGCATGTTTAAAAAGATATTCTGATCCctctttctttaagatggagTTGCCCTCCTCTAGAATGCTGGAAATAGAGCttccaagagaaaagaaagctCGTAAGACCAAGGTAACATATTAGAAAATAGATAATGACATATTTGGCATGTTAGGCTTGTGACACAGCTTGTCTGGAGTTCTGTGAGAAATCTTTTGCTATATTTTCTAGTGTTGGCTTCTTCCTCGAGTTAATGCATTCCACTTTAGTTGACTTTCTTAATAATGTAATCACCAAACTTTGGTTCAGATGGTATGACCCTTGCTGCTTTAGGCAAGGGGCAAGGGACAGTGTTCGGTTCGGCAGCATGTTGGCCCTCACTTCGACCCCTAATTATACTAATCCCTGGTCTTGTGAGTAGTGGCTTGGTCTGCCTGGGCTCCAGTTTGGGCGGGAAAAAAAACTTTGTTTATAATGTAGACAATGGGCCTCCATAAACCTTAAATAAAGAGTccattcatctttttttttttgcctccttttattttctttcttctatgaACCCCCTCTCTTTCAGGACCCTAGATGAGATTAGGAATAAGGTGATGTGACATCCGTAGTTTGGATTCTCTTCACAATGGTAGAAGATTGATGTTACCTTTGACTTTAAGAACACAGTGGATATGATGGTGTAATCTATTGGGGAAATATCGACTTaggtcatgcatgaaagttCAAAATAAATTTAGACATCTTCAGTGTCAGTTTTTGATGTGCGGGCAATTTGATCCACTCaagttcttgattttttttgaggatttcatgtttgTGACATTACTTTCAAGGATGAAGGGGAATTTCTGACATATGTATCATGGATCTTGGTGCTCTCTTTGCCTTGGAGGCAAAGAAATCATGTTCCAAACATCATTTAGTCGTGCTTTTGTTTTTGAGATGTGGCAGCTTGGGCATGAGCGCTTTTAGTCTTCTACTCAAATTGTTGTATTTATTATATGTTCTGTTTACCCGTTTCCCAAGGTGGACAGCTTCTTTGACccatttttattgattgctTTTATGTGCCCACTTTAGAAGCTGAAGGTGCGTGCTGATTATTGAAGGAAAATGTTCCTTAGTCTCAATGATTTTCTCTGTAGCAAACTTTTGGCAGTTAAGAGCACAACCAGCTAGAAAATTGTCCTGCGATAATCTTCTATGACAATTGGGCAGAATGCTATATAGTGATGTCAGCATAAGTTGATAATTGAAACTTCTGACACTATATtacgggattttttttttttttggagtgatgaaaagaaaaatttattaaCTAAATTACTAGAATTTACTAGAGTTTAACAACTAGAAGTAGCTCATGTTAATTAGGTTGATTTCATGGGCAACCTGAGGTTGATCTCATCGGAAGTTCTCTTATTTTTTCCTtcctgccccccccccccccccccccccccccccccccccccatcatTTTATGAGGTCCTACTGGGTTAGCTAGTTCTAGTGACTGCCTAATTATGGGTCATGGGGAACTTATGTTGTCTGGTTAGATAGATCCATTTCAAAACTAACTGCAAAAAGTAGCAGATTGTGAAGAGTGTAATGATAGTAAGATTGAATAAGTGTTTCTCTGCAAAGTTTGGAATCTGCCTTGGCCTTCAAAGAACAAGATCATTGTTTGGAGTCCCACATGCAATCTGGTGGGAAGTGTGGCAAGAGGGCTTTGTCCTATTTTATTTATCAGTGtttaaaataatatcatcaatttGACCATCTCTTAGCCTGCCATTCTGCATATCACTCATTTGTCAAGCCAGTTTTCTTCTCCAGTTCAACCTCTAGCTTTTTTGTGTGCCTTTTGGTACCTTTATAAGACCATCACTTGTTCCTGATTCTCTTCTGTCTCTTTGCTTAAGGCCAGATACTATACTGATCTTGGGAACCAATTATTCTACCAATCAGCAGTCTACAATTGTCTTTTGTGTCTTCTTTTTTTGACCCTCGCATAACCTAGAATATCAAGAAGAAATATATTCTTTCCAACTCAAGCAACAACCTATCTGTATGTCTTTCATAATGTTTTGGAGGTTGTTTGGCTTTGTAGCCTTCTCCCCTATCAAAGAGTTGCCTTTGGTGCTCTTTTTGTGCTATACTATAATCACCATTAATGTGTATCAATAGTAACACCAGTAACCCAACCTTTCATGAGCTGACAAAATGTGCATTTGTTGTTGGGATGAACTGCAGATGGTAGAGTGTAAAGGGAGGGAATCAATACCCTTTGTCTCCACATTTACAAAAATTCATGTTTGAGGAATGCATTGAGATTTTGATTATCACTTTGATTATTAGTTTCATCCCAATTTGTATCGCTCCCTTAGTCTTGTCTATTTAGCACATTGTGGACTTAGAAAGAAGACTGAATCCATCATATTCTTTCACTATTTATGAGGACGAGCTGTTGTTCTATAATTTGCCATTATCAAAACGAGGTGTATATGTGTGGAAAGTGAGAGGGAAGAGCAAAACGATGGTATGTATTTTGTGCTTGGTGGTATTTTAATGTAACCATGACTGTGTGCAGGGTTATAGCTAATTGTCAATGCATATCTATCAATGTACTTGCAATTTGTAAACCTTCcatccaaggttcgccgtaccggtactgaaccccgtaccggtgccgtaCTAGTAtaggcataccgagtgtcggtacgggtacggtatgcccggtacccatcggtacgggtacggtatGCCCGGTACCCATCGGTATAGATatggtacgctcggtaccgaccggtaccgattggtacagcataccatgcttCCATCACTAACTCCACAAGTTAGTGGTCTGATTATTAACTAGTTGCTTTGGTATAAAAGTTGCACACTCCCAAGGGCTTTGAAACTTGAAAGATACCAGAATATAGCAAATGTGTTGTTCAGTGGTCATAATGTCTCTGAGAATCTTTAGCTTGGGTGTTTGGTGGAAGGAAGAAACTTTTTGAACGTACAGTATTGGAATCTATTATAGTCGCTGTAAGGTAACTAACGGGATATGATAGAGATTCCTATAGACTGTACCATGCCCTTTTGAGTTCACTTTATTACAGAGATACTGCATATAACTTTGCTAAGAGTCTGttgattactattattattttgtGGGAAATTATGATGGTTGAAGATACCATTCTTTAAAATTACATGTGCTAGTCTAATCTCCATTATAAcatgatttatttttataatttgtatTTTCTGAGAAATTTTTTCATGTCAACGAGATGTAATAGGAGCTATTCTATCTCCTTCCTGTCATCATGTCGTCTCTTTCCTatgttgttttttgtttttcttcactATTTTCTACTTTTTATAAGATACCCATGGCAACAGCTTAGTTTAAATTATCACTTTCTTAAATTTGAATGGAACCTtctttatcatttctctttcagaAAGGATCATGCTGGAAGAATGGTCAAACACTTGAGTCCTTATTAGCACCCCATGCCAACTCCGAGTAAGCACGTTTTTGATTTCAACTACAAGCTGATCATATTATCATACATGATGTCAATTTATTGGCTTAACTTTATGATTGGTGCATACAGTTTGCAGGCCATATCTTCTGACCAAGTTTCTGAGAAAACTTTGAGGCGCGTGAGATTGAAATCTAGGCACTTCAATGGTATGGAGAGAAGCAATGAAAGAAGATTAATGGAGCATCTACTTGAAATACATTCATCTGAGCAGAACATTTTGTTTGGAAATTCTGTAAGCTACTCCCACGTAAAGGTAAATTCAATTGATTCAAATGAATCAGCTCCTGAAATACATGAAATTGTAGTTGATGCTTCAGCTGATCTCCCATTAGTTGGAGGCCTAAATCCAATTCAGTCTCCTATTAAAAAGGAAGTGGCAGGGTTGTCTTCATATGAATTGGAGACTCAGAAgataaagaataaagaattgtcAGAGGCACTGCATGACTCATTTGGTGAACTAAGAAAGACTGACGCAGACTATCTTGttgtggaagaaaaagaaatgtcCACTGAGTCTGGATATAAATCAGAAAGTAGTGTTGATGGCGATGTATCTGGTGAACCTGGAAAAAGCTCTCCAGCACTGCAGGTGGTCAATCAGAACAAATTGTTGGGTGATGCTGAAGGCATATCAGAAGGCTGTGCTGATGGCTATAGGTCCGACGACGTTAGTAGTGAGCTGGATAATTTCGTGGATGCGTTGAATACAATAGAATCAGACATAGAAACAGATACTGAAAGCGGAGGTAAAGCTGATCCAGGTGTCTTCAACATGGAATCTCATCGAAAGGATTCTCACACTAACAAGGCACAACAGGTGCTGCCAGCTCAATTTTCAGAACCAGATTCTGTTGATAACTCTACCAAATCATTGAGCTCAGATAATGTGTTTAAGAATGAAATTACAAGTACTTCCGACTCAGATTCAACTAGTTCGACTGTTGCACAGCCAACTCAACGGAATATGGTTTCTTTTGATTTGCCTGCCAATTCAGAAATTCGCCTTGGTAAAACCTATGAAAAGACTACCGAAACAGATTTTGAAGACACAGCAAAATCTGATCATGGTGTCTTCAATGTGGAATCTCATGGAAAGGATTCTGACAGTAACGAGGCGCAACAGGAGTTTCAAGCTCATTTTCCAGCACCAGATTTTGTTGATAACTCCACTAAATCATTGAGCTTGAACAATATATTTAAGAATGAAATGGCATGTGTTTCTGACTCAGATATTGCAAATAGTTCAATTGTTGCACAGCCAATCCAAAGGAACATGGTTTCCATTGATTTGCTTGCTAATTCAGAAATTTTCCCTGGTAAAAACCATGATAGAACTACTGAAGATCTCTGGCAAAATAACGAGGCTATGGAACTTAATTCTTTAAATCATTTTGCATCTAGTTCTTGTGTTATAGGTTCAACTTCTATTCTTTTTAGCATTCATCCTCAAGCGAGTGCTCATGAATCCCAATCCATTACCGGAGACCAGAATGACTTACTTTCCAGTAATGAAGCACCAGATGCTAATGAAGCCACCGAATATCTGGATGGTAATCTATGATTCATCTTCAGATAGAAAATGTTATGATGAAAAGTCTGTGAACAAATATAAAGACTCATTTATGGGAGACCAACATCATGTGCTGGTGTTGGCCGCCTGTCAGTGTGGTCTTTTTTCCCATAAAAAGAACAGTCTTGATATTTGGTGTTAACATAGCATTGCTCTTTTCAGAATAGCTCAATACTTTGACATTTCTTCTGATGCTTTACTCTGTGTGATATGGCAGGTTTGCCTCTTGAGAGTGATCATCTTGCAGAGCATGTTGAAGAGCTGATCTCAGAAGATATAGCAGAAACATTTGACATGCCTGATCACCTTTCTCAAATAGAATACAGAAGTATGTCCAGAGAAGCTCCTTCAGGTTATATTGAAGACTTATTGCTTCTATTACCTGCATCTGTAGTAGGAGAGTCACAAGAATCAGTGGAACCTGATAGTAGGGCTTGTTCAGGTGTGGGCATATCACCAATCATCTCTGCTTTATCTCCTGCTATCAACTATAATGCTTCACATCTTGATGGCTTGGCTACAAAACTCGAAAATGGTGTGCAACCTGAAGATATACATGCAGACATATCATCTGGCTTTGTGGAAGACAGTCATGACATAGCTGAAGAGTTTGATGGTAAGTTTCTTGCAGAGAAGAGACCTCTGAACTTCCTTCTCAAGCAAATGATGACATGGTGTTTGAAGATTTTTTAAACAGACACAACTCATTTCTGAAGTTTTTCagcatttatttaatatgaCAGGTTCATGCCCTGGGACTAAAGATGAAGATGTTCCTGAAAATATACATCCTTCAGACTATCCTGTAGAGCTAAATTCAGAAGATACGACAATCACACTTGACATGACCAATCATCATTCCCAAGCACGAGATGAGTGTACTCTTGGGAAGGTTCCTACAAGATTTGGAGGAGACTCAGCACTTCCTTCAAATGGGTGCATAGGAGAGCCACATGAATCCATGAAACAAGATATAGATGCTTATTTAGGTAGGAGCACATCACCTACCATCCCTGGTTTGTCCCCTGATATCAGCTTTACCATTCAGCTTGAAGGCTCTGCTGCAGAAATGGAAAAACTAGTTGCACCTAGTGAACATTTACCATGCTCGAGTTCAAGCCTTGAAAATGTTGAAGAAATGGCTAAGGGTAATATTTCAATGCCCAACACACTGTCCCCTCAGTTGGAGTACTTCTCTGATGCTGAGGAGCCTCAAGAGTTCCCTCATGTGGTCTCAGCAGGGTTTACCCATTTGTATTCTGTAGAAGAAACCTGTCCTAGTGATGTGCAGCTTCAGTGTAAAGTTCCCAACCATGAGCTGATTGAATGTCCGATAACTGTTGATAATAATTTGAAATTGCTAGATGAGCCCACAGAATGTCTCTCTCAGGAGAATACACTGCAGGCAGGAGGACCTACACAGTCTAATGACCTCACAGCTGAGAATTCAATTTTTAATGCTAACAGTGGTAATGCACATCCTTCTTCAACCTATTCTCCAGAAACATCAGGCCTTCTAGTACAGCCACAAGAAAATAGTATTCCTGATGATGAATTTCTATACCAGCACCTAGTGGAGAACCAAAAGACAATTAGTCCAAAGGACACAACAGCATTGGATTCTCAAAGCACTCAGCACTTGACTCTTCCTTCAAGCGACGAAGATCAACTTGTATCTGCTCCTACTGCTTCTGATCCTGAGTTATCCATTTTAGATTCATCTAATACATCTGCTTGTAGATTACTCAGTGATGTTTGTCAGACAAAGCTATCTGGAGGTGTCCAAGAAGATCTGCATTCCGATAACAACGAAGTAAATTCAGTATATTCCTTAGAAAGCAAACAAGATTTTGGTTTAAAAGCTTTGCCTCATGATGGCTGTGAAAGTGTAGAAGAGAAGCCGCCAACTATTCATTTCCTTTCAGAACCAACAATTCCGCTTGAAGAAGCAGCCTCCAAGTCACAGGTCATCAGCGAACTGAATGTGCTCCCTGTACATCAAGAGGGTGAGCATCTTGATCCAGGCATTCCAACTAGTTCTATTGACCTTAATGATGAACCATCAGAACAAGGGCTGCAACATAGGTGCCGTGACTCTGCTAGCGATGGAGATGTTGGTGAGTTGGATATACCACCATTGAACGAAGCCATATCTGGGCAAGTTGAACTAGAAACTTTTGTTTCTTCTGCATGCAGTTTTGAAGGTATCTCAAGTTCTTTGGCTTCTAATATTTCAGCTGTTACATTATCACCTTTTACAAGCTTCGATGTTGCCATTTTGGAAACTTCTTCTCAATTGCCCTTCGAGCCACGGTTTGATGAACCAGTCTCCAGCTTTCCTTTACAAGGTGTCGAAGAACCACCTCCGCTTCCCCCACTCCCCCCACTCGAGTGGAGGAGGGGAAAGCTTCAACTGTGTTCTCTATCATCAGGTGGAAATTTATTTCAACCTCTGAGTGGAACAAATTCATTAATGGCACCATCACCTGCTGATTGGAAGCATGGACATGGTTTATTAGAAGACGAAGGTGAAATGGTTAAGCCGGCAAATCCATTTGTTACTATGCCGGTGTTGGAAGCCAAGAGTTCTCAGCATGGTTTGTTCAAATCAGATGGAGAAAAGATGCATCCCTCTAGGTTGTCTGAACTGCCACCTATTGCTGGTAATGAGAGATATCAACATGATGCCTCATTTTTGGAGGGGAAAATTGTGCATCCTTCCAACGCTTCTGTAATAATTCCAGTCGGAGAAGATGAGAAGCATCTGTCCAGTCATAATGCAGCTGGGGAAGTGATGTTGCAGCCATCAAACCCATTTGCATCATTATCAGTATTAGAAGATGACATCTCTCAGCATCCCACACTATTGCAGGGAGAAACACTTCAGCCTTCAGAGGATACTAGTTCTCAACTTGATCAGTTGTTAACAAGTTTAGAGTTGGAGGGATCTCAAGAGTCCCAACATGGTCACTTAAgtttagagagagagacagtGCAGCCTCCGAACCTATTCTTGGTTGGATCAGATATAGAAGATGAGAAGCCTCAGTATGGCTATGGAATTTGTGGAGGTGAAAATATGCAGCTGCAATCATCAGTGCGAGCACCAACAACAGCACCTGAGTTGCCTAAGCTTGGTTGTGAAACTTCAagggaagaaaatcaatcttctCAATTTGATGTTTTACCTACACCAGATGATGAGAACTTAAATGTGAAACCACGTTCCATTTGTAGCCGGCCGAGAGATCCTCTAATTGAGGCTGTTGCTGCTCATGATAGAAGCACGGTAATAATTGTTTACTGCAACAGGATTATATTTCTAGAAACCCATACCGGATACGAATTGCATAAGAtttgcacccccccccccccccccccccccccccccccttttctcTTTTTATCTTATTGTGTTTCAATGATTTTGCAGATGAGAAAGGTATCAGAGATGGTTCTACCTTCCAATAAGCCAAAGGCGGATGAAAGGGATTCATTACTAGAGCAGATAAGAAACAAGGTATGTTGCACTCAATTGGATTTCCATTTCCTTTCGCTTTTTTCAAGACCCACATCTAGTTCTCACTTCAAGATTACTTGTTCTTTATCAGTCCTTTAACCTGAAACCAGCAGGCGTCACAAAATCAAACATCAAGGGTCCTCCAACAACTCTAAAGGTTGCTGCTATCATAGAGAAAGCAAATGCAATCCGCCAAGTTGGTCCTTAACCAATAAACTAGAAattaaatctctctctctctctctctctctctctctctctctctctctaaccatCTTAGAAGCATATTCTTGGTATAGGCATTTGTGGGAAGTGATGAAGACAATGATGAAGATAGTTGGACTGATTCTTAGGCACTGACCATTTCTTGAAACTATTGGAGTACAGTTCGAGTGATTCCTAAGCACCGATCACTTCTTGAACTTTTGGAGCTCTCCATAACTGAAATATGCCAATCACGCGGGTCTTCCCTGAGCAATACAGTTGTTGAACAGACGGACATGAGGTGCATCAGTGACAGCAGGGCATTAACCAAAGAATCACTACAAAAGGGAGTCTTTTTGTTCGTGTGTATATATTGTCATGTATATAATATTCTCTTCGATCCTTTCTTCTGTGTCAAAATGTATTCTTTAGCTTGTATTCACTGGCAAAGGCTCTAGAGTGAGGTAAAACAGACCTTGCCCTTGTTGCTCAATGTAATTGTAGGTGATAAAATTTTCGGTGTGTAGATTTTGAAGAGGCGTAGATCTTTGGAGTGCATAGAGTGCATAGAGCTCCGAGTCTAATATTTCCTGGCTCTGTGCAGGTCTTATTGCTCCTGTCGGTGCAGACTTGGTGCTGTATTTGTGACCAAAGGTTGCAGAAAATTAATGTACGCTGCAGAATTCATATCTAGTTCCTCTTTCAGCTTTTGCTCTGGAGCTTAAGCATTGGGAGCGGTAGGTGCTTTGTGAGCATTGGGAGGTTAagcatttgtttcacatatCTGCAGGCTGGACTCAGTTTGACCTTAGTCCAAGTTATCTATATTTCAGAAATGTTTCAACAGCAAACTGAATCATGTACAGCAAATCACAGGTAGAACTAGTATGTGTTCGAACTAGTGCCGGCACTTGGTGTGCCGGAACTTATATATGTTTGAACTAGTTCGGAACTGACTAGTACCGATCCCACCATGTTTAAATTAGTCCCAGCACCCGACGTACAGGCCTTGCGGCTGGTGTGCTGGCTGGGACAGATGTAGGTCCCATGCCTACGGCTGAACTAATGCCGGCAAATGGAATGCAGGTAGTAATAGTTAAAACTTGATGTTATTATGAAAAAGTGAATTCTTCATTCATAACATTAGGCTACTCTCTTTGGAATCCCCATCTGGGTTTTCCTTCCGAGGGGCTTGGCCTATGAGCTATATTGTACTCTCGAAGGAAAAGAAGGTTGAGTTTTAGTACTCATATTGGAATCTGGTTTATCCAGtcttccctttcttctcccAATATTTGAAGTGGTCGAGCAGTTGGATctgaaggggaagaaagaatttggtgttttaaaagcagAGGGATCGATTATGCTTCCTTAGATAGGAGGTTGAATTTGTCACA containing:
- the LOC103708866 gene encoding protein SCAR2-like isoform X2, which encodes MVFTEYSLNSQNPQKGPKKERQRQGTTKILSLHLLLSLSLSRSIRALLQRSDGGNVAESREEKRSQFRNLVVFVLFLSWAGEMPMIRYQIRNEYGLADPELYGAAERDDPEALLEGVTMAGLVGVLRQLGDLAEFAAEIFHNLHEEVMTTAARGHGLMLRVQQLEAEFPSIEKAFFSQTNNSSFACNDGIDWHSNIEMDQNLITRGDMPRFIMDSYEECRGPPRLFTLDKFDVAGAGACLKRYSDPSFFKMELPSSRMLEIELPREKKARKTKKGSCWKNGQTLESLLAPHANSDLQAISSDQVSEKTLRRVRLKSRHFNGMERSNERRLMEHLLEIHSSEQNILFGNSVSYSHVKVNSIDSNESAPEIHEIVVDASADLPLVGGLNPIQSPIKKEVAGLSSYELETQKIKNKELSEALHDSFGELRKTDADYLVVEEKEMSTESGYKSESSVDGDVSGEPGKSSPALQVVNQNKLLGDAEGISEGCADGYRSDDVSSELDNFVDALNTIESDIETDTESGGKADPGVFNMESHRKDSHTNKAQQVLPAQFSEPDSVDNSTKSLSSDNVFKNEITSTSDSDSTSSTVAQPTQRNMVSFDLPANSEIRLGKTYEKTTETDFEDTAKSDHGVFNVESHGKDSDSNEAQQEFQAHFPAPDFVDNSTKSLSLNNIFKNEMACVSDSDIANSSIVAQPIQRNMVSIDLLANSEIFPGKNHDRTTEDLWQNNEAMELNSLNHFASSSCVIGSTSILFSIHPQASAHESQSITGDQNDLLSSNEAPDANEATEYLDGLPLESDHLAEHVEELISEDIAETFDMPDHLSQIEYRSMSREAPSGVGISPIISALSPAINYNASHLDGLATKLENGVQPEDIHADISSGFVEDSHDIAEEFDGSCPGTKDEDVPENIHPSDYPVELNSEDTTITLDMTNHHSQARDECTLGKVPTRFGGDSALPSNGCIGEPHESMKQDIDAYLGRSTSPTIPGLSPDISFTIQLEGSAAEMEKLVAPSEHLPCSSSSLENVEEMAKGNISMPNTLSPQLEYFSDAEEPQEFPHVVSAGFTHLYSVEETCPSDVQLQCKVPNHELIECPITVDNNLKLLDEPTECLSQENTLQAGGPTQSNDLTAENSIFNANSGNAHPSSTYSPETSGLLVQPQENSIPDDEFLYQHLVENQKTISPKDTTALDSQSTQHLTLPSSDEDQLVSAPTASDPELSILDSSNTSACRLLSDVCQTKLSGGVQEDLHSDNNEVNSVYSLESKQDFGLKALPHDGCESVEEKPPTIHFLSEPTIPLEEAASKSQVISELNVLPVHQEGEHLDPGIPTSSIDLNDEPSEQGLQHRCRDSASDGDVGELDIPPLNEAISGQVELETFVSSACSFEGISSSLASNISAVTLSPFTSFDVAILETSSQLPFEPRFDEPVSSFPLQGVEEPPPLPPLPPLEWRRGKLQLCSLSSGGNLFQPLSGTNSLMAPSPADWKHGHGLLEDEGEMVKPANPFVTMPVLEAKSSQHGLFKSDGEKMHPSRLSELPPIAGNERYQHDASFLEGKIVHPSNASVIIPVGEDEKHLSSHNAAGEVMLQPSNPFASLSVLEDDISQHPTLLQGETLQPSEDTSSQLDQLLTSLELEGSQESQHGHLSLERETVQPPNLFLVGSDIEDEKPQYGYGICGGENMQLQSSVRAPTTAPELPKLGCETSREENQSSQFDVLPTPDDENLNVKPRSICSRPRDPLIEAVAAHDRSTMRKVSEMVLPSNKPKADERDSLLEQIRNKSFNLKPAGVTKSNIKGPPTTLKVAAIIEKANAIRQAFVGSDEDNDEDSWTDS